In one uncultured Methanobrevibacter sp. genomic region, the following are encoded:
- the cgi121 gene encoding KEOPS complex subunit Cgi121 yields MEIKILGFKGNILSVDQTLAKINNFRNDGEVIQLLDADSIAGLKHVKHGVNQAILAFNREENLANDLSVEICLRCSAQRQISKAFKILGLKEGKMNLCAILINCSNDRYDDLNSMFDRDDDVLIADKSKLMKIYGINKKELENSNIENIIIDRITKLIVDY; encoded by the coding sequence ATGGAAATTAAAATATTGGGATTTAAAGGAAATATTCTTTCAGTGGATCAAACATTAGCTAAAATTAATAATTTTAGAAATGATGGGGAAGTTATTCAATTATTGGATGCTGATTCAATAGCTGGTTTAAAACATGTTAAACATGGTGTTAATCAGGCAATTTTAGCATTTAATCGAGAAGAAAATTTGGCTAATGATTTAAGTGTTGAGATTTGTTTAAGATGTTCTGCTCAAAGACAAATTTCTAAAGCTTTTAAAATTCTTGGTCTTAAAGAAGGAAAAATGAATTTATGTGCTATCTTAATAAATTGTTCTAATGATAGATATGATGATTTAAATTCTATGTTTGATAGGGATGATGATGTTTTAATAGCTGATAAATCAAAATTAATGAAGATATATGGTATTAATAAAAAAGAATTAGAAAATAGTAATATAGAAAACATAATAATTGATAGAATAACTAAACTTATAGTTGATTATTGA
- a CDS encoding (R)-citramalate synthase codes for MNIKILDTTLRDGEQTPGVSLTSLEKLRIANKLDEIGVNFIEAGSAITSSGERESIKNITQQGFNAEILSFARPIERDIDYCLECDVDAVNLVVPTSDLHIFDKLKITKEELLDMSNAAVDYCKDHGLIVELSAEDASRTDIDFLKTVYNNAVNHGADRVCLCDTVGVLTPDSSFDIFKQLKKCIDVPISCHCHNDFGLAVANTLAALKGGASEFHSTINGIGERAGNTSFEECVVGIYKLLPQFSTNIKIHEIYTISKLVARLTGVYIQPNKAIVGENAFAHESGIHSDGIIKNAATYEPMTPELVGRKRKFVIGKHMGTHGLDARLKELGVFVNKKQLQKICDNIKILADKGKTVTDVDLQAIADNILEINHKDRIKLNEVTIVSGNKVMPTASVKLTIDGEEILNAGVGIGPVDAAINAVKSLDIFEDIDFIEYHVDAITGGTDALIDVIIKLQKGDKIISARGTEPDIINASVKAYISGVNRLLSD; via the coding sequence ATGAATATTAAAATATTAGACACTACTTTACGTGATGGAGAACAAACTCCTGGTGTTTCTTTAACTTCTTTGGAAAAATTAAGAATTGCAAATAAACTTGATGAAATTGGAGTTAATTTCATTGAAGCTGGTTCTGCAATTACTTCTTCTGGTGAAAGAGAATCTATTAAAAATATTACTCAACAGGGTTTTAATGCGGAAATTCTTAGTTTTGCTAGACCTATTGAAAGGGATATTGATTATTGTTTAGAATGTGATGTTGATGCAGTTAATTTAGTTGTTCCTACATCAGATTTACATATTTTTGATAAGTTAAAAATTACTAAAGAAGAATTATTGGACATGTCTAACGCTGCTGTTGATTATTGTAAAGATCATGGTTTAATTGTTGAATTATCTGCAGAAGATGCATCTAGGACAGATATCGACTTTTTAAAAACAGTCTATAATAATGCTGTTAATCATGGTGCTGATAGGGTTTGCTTATGTGATACTGTTGGTGTCTTAACTCCTGATTCTTCATTTGATATATTTAAACAATTAAAGAAATGTATTGATGTTCCAATTAGTTGTCATTGTCATAATGATTTTGGTTTGGCAGTAGCTAATACTCTTGCTGCTTTAAAAGGAGGTGCATCTGAATTTCATTCTACTATAAATGGTATTGGTGAAAGAGCAGGAAATACTTCTTTTGAAGAATGTGTTGTGGGGATTTATAAATTGCTTCCACAATTTTCAACTAATATCAAAATTCATGAAATTTATACTATTTCTAAATTAGTAGCGAGATTAACTGGAGTTTATATTCAACCTAATAAAGCTATTGTTGGTGAAAATGCTTTTGCTCATGAATCTGGAATTCATTCTGATGGTATTATTAAAAATGCGGCAACTTATGAACCTATGACTCCAGAACTTGTTGGTCGTAAACGTAAATTTGTCATTGGTAAGCATATGGGGACTCATGGTTTAGATGCAAGGCTAAAAGAATTGGGTGTTTTTGTTAATAAAAAACAACTTCAAAAAATTTGTGATAATATTAAGATTCTTGCAGATAAAGGTAAAACTGTTACTGATGTTGATTTACAGGCAATAGCTGATAATATTTTAGAAATTAATCATAAAGATAGAATTAAATTAAATGAAGTTACTATTGTGTCTGGTAATAAAGTCATGCCTACTGCATCTGTAAAATTAACTATTGATGGTGAAGAAATTTTAAATGCTGGTGTGGGTATTGGTCCTGTTGATGCGGCAATTAATGCTGTTAAATCTTTGGATATTTTTGAAGATATTGATTTTATTGAGTATCATGTAGATGCGATTACTGGAGGTACTGATGCTCTTATTGATGTAATTATTAAACTTCAAAAAGGTGATAAAATTATATCTGCAAGAGGAACAGAACCAGATATTATTAATGCTAGTGTAAAAGCTTATATTTCTGGAGTTAATAGATTACTTTCTGATTAA